A single genomic interval of Arachis duranensis cultivar V14167 chromosome 7, aradu.V14167.gnm2.J7QH, whole genome shotgun sequence harbors:
- the LOC107496272 gene encoding cytochrome P450 71D10, whose amino-acid sequence MDLQNLISILTTFLFLFLLMKTAIKKFSSSKDITNLPPGPRKLPIIGNMHNLVGSMPHECLRNLASKYGPLMHLKLGEVSHIIVTSPEMAHEIMKTQDLNFCDRPNLLFARVMNYNGTDIAFAPYGEYWRIVRKICTMELLTAKRVQSFRHIREAEVSELVKAISQSEGSIFNLSHKILSMTYGISARIAFGKKYSYYDVFISSFEEALQIGGRNCIADLYPSIRVVLEMMSRDKTKIEELHLKSDKVLQDIIDDHKNKKGGKCEEEADDEDLVDVLLKFQQKDSEYPLTDDNIKAVIQDMFAGGGETSSAVVEWAMAEMIKKPKVMEAAQAEIRRVYGSKGYVDESELDQLTYLKSIIKETLRLHPSLPLLVPRENKEPCQIKEYQIPSNSRIIINAWAIGRDPRYWVDAMEFKPERFVDNYSIENRGTNFEFIPFGGGRRMCPGIAFATPNMELPLAQLLYHFDWMLPNGIKNEELDMTELFGITIRRRNDLCLIPIIHHQP is encoded by the exons ATGGATCTTCAAAACCTTATCTCTATCCTCACCaccttcctctttctctttttgcTAATGAAAACAGCCATTAAGAAATTTAGTTCTTCCAAGGATATTACCAATTTACCCCCAGGGCCAAGAAAACTACCCATCATAGGAAACATGCACAACCTTGTAGGATCAATGCCGCATGAATGCCTAAGAAACTTAGCTTCCAAATACGGACCCTTAATGCACCTTAAACTAGGAGAAGTGTCCCACATCATAGTTACATCACCTGAAATGGCACATGAGATTATGAAGACTCAAGATCTCAACTTTTGTGATAGGCCAAACCTTCTCTTTGCCAGAGTCATGAATTACAATGGAACAGACATTGCTTTTGCCCCCTATGGAGAGTATTGGAGGATTGTACGAAAGATATGCACCATGGAGTTATTAACAGCAAAGCGTGTTCAATCTTTTAGGCACATAAGAGAAGCAGAGGTTTCAGAGTTGGTCAAAGCAATATCTCAAAGTGAAGGCTCCATTTTTAATCTCTCTCACAAGATTTTATCAATGACCTATGGAATCTCGGCTAGAATAGCATTTG GTAAAAAATATAGTTACTATGATGTTTTTATATCATCTTTTGAAGAAGCATTGCAAATAGGAGGAAGAAATTGTATTGCTGATCTGTATCCTTCGATTAGGGTAGTGCTTGAAATGATGAGTAGAGACAAGACTAAGATTGAAGAACTGCATTTAAAGTCGGATAAGGTATTACAAGACATCATAGAtgatcataaaaataaaaaaggtggCAAATGTGAAGAAGAAGCTGATGATGAAGATCTAGTTGATGTTCTTCTCAAATTTCAACAAAAAGATTCTGAATATCCTTTGACTGATGATAATATCAAAGCAGTCATCCAG GACATGTTTGCTGGTGGTGGAGAAACATCCTCAGCGGTTGTGGAATGGGCAATGGCTGAAATGATAAAGAAACCAAAAGTGATGGAAGCTgcacaagctgaaattagaaGAGTTTATGGTAGCAAAGGGTATGTGGATGAATCAGAATTGGACCAATTGACATACCTTAAGTCTATCATCAAAGAAACCTTAAGGTTACATCCATCTTTGCCATTGTTAGTTCCTAGAGAGAACAAAGAACCATGCCAAATCAAAGAGTATCAAATCCCATCCAATTCTAGAATTATTATCAATGCTTGGGCAATTGGAAGAGATCCAAGGTATTGGGTTGATGCCATGGAATTTAAGCCTGAGAGGTTTGTTGATAATTATTCAATTGAGAATAGAGGCACAAACTTTGAGTTTATTCCATTTGGTGGTGGAAGAAGAATGTGTCCCGGGATTGCATTTGCTACACCAAACATGGAATTGCCACTTGCTCAATTGCTTTATCATTTTGATTGGATGCTTCCCAATGGAATCAAGAATGAAGAGCTTGATATGACTGAGTTGTTTGGGATCActataagaagaagaaatgatctCTGCTTGATTCCCATTATTCATCATCAACCTtaa
- the LOC110273835 gene encoding heat shock 70 kDa protein 2-like, which translates to MAKKCEGHAVGIDLGTTYSCVAVWQQQHSRAEIIPNDQGNRTTPSYVAFTHNQRLIGDAAKNQAAINSTNTVFGMKLKLKSIKVRFLSSQMKVGMACVMLELERVSEMTELPLVVQFISGQEQWLLLEVDDCCVQWLKNGGFRRKKRRKKMKNI; encoded by the exons ATGGCCAAAAAATGTGAGGGACATGCAGTGGGAATAGATCTTGGAACAACATATTCTTGTGTTGCAGTGTGGCAGCAACAACATTCTCGAGCTGAGATCATACCCAATGACCAAGGCAACAGGACAACTCCTTCTTACGTTGCTTTCACTCATAATCAAAGGTTGATTGGTGATGCTGCTAAGAACCAAGCTGCCATCAACTCCACCAACACTGTCTTTG GGATGAAGTTGAAGCTGAAGTCAATAAAAGTGAGGTTCTTGAGTTCACAAATGAAGGTTGGTATGGCTTGTGTGATGTTGGAATTGGAGAGAGTGAGTGAAATGACAGAATTGCCATTGGTGGTGCAGTTTATTTCAGGCCAAGAACAGTGGTTGTTATTGGAAGTTGATGATTGCTGTGTCCAGTGGCTTAAAAATGGTGGGTTTCGAAG GAAGAAACgaagaaagaagatgaagaacatATGA